A stretch of Tigriopus californicus strain San Diego chromosome 11, Tcal_SD_v2.1, whole genome shotgun sequence DNA encodes these proteins:
- the LOC131890516 gene encoding ELL-associated factor 2-like isoform X1 → MAERLGLPSTPRELKIGKSFSSSNQNSFHTMRYDFKPASVDRSQMGALKVGDNKNIEVTVPNLDGNQTTNYSGHVKPSNRKDCILIIDQETGEVTLERLSGHIMVKKTRPERPDKGDKPDEFPVEKLDKPEKAAKSSYIGNGASSRPLTPIEPFQKSNKASSPVSGLSSASSLQMPSSTSKGLDDRGRGGPIASSTSGAKDGFGEFNIEDLFQGINRSNSSMSNEKPKPKENNFPTRRPPPKARKHPNQPHSSSAIRSASPMTKPAPPTNVVPPSVSSAPSATSMPNLLQSDLCGDMSSDSSSSDDSSSSDSDSGDSSDADALTKALEAKDVLMPASKPTVKPQNATPTPSRQPPPSRPQPPPRAQPPPRAQPPPRAQPPPRVSPSSGGGNISSAPGQSRKGLASPSMPMDLLLPSADSQPSGEPSSAGSRAPPEQPSMPQFLNDDLQLSESDDEFE, encoded by the exons ATGGCTGAGCGCTTGGGTCTCCCATCGACCCCAAGAGAACTCAAGATTGGCAAGAGCTTCTCgagttcaaatcaaaacagCTTCCATACCATGAGGTACGATTTTAAGCCAGCCTCGGTGGATCGTTCACAAATGGGAGCACTCAAAGTTGGAGACAACAAGAATATCGAAGTCACGGTGCCAAACCTGGACGGCAATCAAACGACCAACTATAG TGGTCATGTGAAGCCTTCCAACCGTAAGGACTGTATTCTCATCATTGACCAAGAAACGGGTGAAGTTACCTTGGAGCGTTTATCTGGACATATTATGGTCAAGAAGACCCGACCCGAACGACCCGACAAAGGTGACAAACCCGACGAGTTCCCGGTTGAAAAACTGGACAAGCCGGAGAAAGCGGCAAAGTCGTCCTATATTGGTAATGGTGCCTCCTCGAGACCGCTGACGCCTATTGagccatttcaaaaaagtaacaaGGCCTCATCACCCG TGTCTGGTTTGTCATCGGCATCGTCATTACAAATGCCGAGTTCCACGTCCAAAGGCCTTGATGatcgaggaagaggagggcCTATCGCCTCATCGACGTCTGGAGCCAAGGATGGTTTCGGCGAATTCAACATCGAAGACTTGTTTCAAGGCATCAATCGAAGTAACAGCTCAATGTCCAACGAGAAGCCCAAGCCCAAGGAAAATAATTTTCCCACAAGACGACCACCTCCCAAAGCCAGGAAACACCCTAATCAGCCACATTCCTCATCAGCGATACGTAGTGCCTCTCCTATGACGAAACCCGCCCCTCCGACCAATGTTGTTCCTCCAAGTGTATCAAGCGCGCCATCAGCTACTTCAATGCCGAATTTACTGCAAAGCGATCTCTGCGGAGACATGTCCTCTGATAGCAGCTCATCGGATGACTCTTCCTCTAGTGACAG TGATTCTGGCGATTCTTCCGATGCTGATGCTCTCACCAAGGCGTTAGAAGCCAAAGACGTTCTCATGCCAGCCTCGAAACCCACGGTGAAGCCTCAAAATGCTACCCCAACACCTTCAAGGCAACCTCCTCCTTCTAGGCCTCAGCCTCCTCCAAGAGCTCAACCCCCTCCAAGAGCTCAACCCCCTCCTAGGGCCCAACCCCCTCCAAGAGTTTCTCCATCTTCTGGAGGAGGAAATATCTCGTCAGCGCCAGGCCAGAGCCGAAAAGGTTTGGCTAGTCCTTCCATGCCAATGGATTTGCTTCTTCCCTCGGCAGATAGTCAACCATCCGGAGAACCCTCAAGTGCCGGGAGTCGAGCGCCCCCTGAGCAGCCTTCTATGCCGCAATTCCTAAATGATGATTTACAACTATCCGAGTCCGACGATGAGTTCGAATAG
- the LOC131890516 gene encoding ELL-associated factor 2-like isoform X2, with protein MAERLGLPSTPRELKIGKSFSSSNQNSFHTMRYDFKPASVDRSQMGALKVGDNKNIEVTVPNLDGNQTTNYSGHVKPSNRKDCILIIDQETGEVTLERLSGHIMVKKTRPERPDKGDKPDEFPVEKLDKPEKAAKSSYIGNGASSRPLTPIEPFQKSNKASSPVSGLSSASSLQMPSSTSKGLDDRGRGGPIASSTSGAKDGFGEFNIEDLFQGINRSNSSMSNEKPKPKENNFPTRRPPPKARKHPNQPHSSSAIRSASPMTKPAPPTNVVPPSVSSAPSATSMPNLLQSDLCGDMSSDSSSSDDSSSSDSDSGDSSDADALTKALEAKDVLMPASKPTVKPQNATPTPSRQPPPSRPQPPPRAQPPPRVSPSSGGGNISSAPGQSRKGLASPSMPMDLLLPSADSQPSGEPSSAGSRAPPEQPSMPQFLNDDLQLSESDDEFE; from the exons ATGGCTGAGCGCTTGGGTCTCCCATCGACCCCAAGAGAACTCAAGATTGGCAAGAGCTTCTCgagttcaaatcaaaacagCTTCCATACCATGAGGTACGATTTTAAGCCAGCCTCGGTGGATCGTTCACAAATGGGAGCACTCAAAGTTGGAGACAACAAGAATATCGAAGTCACGGTGCCAAACCTGGACGGCAATCAAACGACCAACTATAG TGGTCATGTGAAGCCTTCCAACCGTAAGGACTGTATTCTCATCATTGACCAAGAAACGGGTGAAGTTACCTTGGAGCGTTTATCTGGACATATTATGGTCAAGAAGACCCGACCCGAACGACCCGACAAAGGTGACAAACCCGACGAGTTCCCGGTTGAAAAACTGGACAAGCCGGAGAAAGCGGCAAAGTCGTCCTATATTGGTAATGGTGCCTCCTCGAGACCGCTGACGCCTATTGagccatttcaaaaaagtaacaaGGCCTCATCACCCG TGTCTGGTTTGTCATCGGCATCGTCATTACAAATGCCGAGTTCCACGTCCAAAGGCCTTGATGatcgaggaagaggagggcCTATCGCCTCATCGACGTCTGGAGCCAAGGATGGTTTCGGCGAATTCAACATCGAAGACTTGTTTCAAGGCATCAATCGAAGTAACAGCTCAATGTCCAACGAGAAGCCCAAGCCCAAGGAAAATAATTTTCCCACAAGACGACCACCTCCCAAAGCCAGGAAACACCCTAATCAGCCACATTCCTCATCAGCGATACGTAGTGCCTCTCCTATGACGAAACCCGCCCCTCCGACCAATGTTGTTCCTCCAAGTGTATCAAGCGCGCCATCAGCTACTTCAATGCCGAATTTACTGCAAAGCGATCTCTGCGGAGACATGTCCTCTGATAGCAGCTCATCGGATGACTCTTCCTCTAGTGACAG TGATTCTGGCGATTCTTCCGATGCTGATGCTCTCACCAAGGCGTTAGAAGCCAAAGACGTTCTCATGCCAGCCTCGAAACCCACGGTGAAGCCTCAAAATGCTACCCCAACACCTTCAAGGCAACCTCCTCCTTCTAGGCCTCAGCCTCCTCCAAGAGCT CAACCCCCTCCAAGAGTTTCTCCATCTTCTGGAGGAGGAAATATCTCGTCAGCGCCAGGCCAGAGCCGAAAAGGTTTGGCTAGTCCTTCCATGCCAATGGATTTGCTTCTTCCCTCGGCAGATAGTCAACCATCCGGAGAACCCTCAAGTGCCGGGAGTCGAGCGCCCCCTGAGCAGCCTTCTATGCCGCAATTCCTAAATGATGATTTACAACTATCCGAGTCCGACGATGAGTTCGAATAG
- the LOC131890511 gene encoding uncharacterized protein LOC131890511, whose translation MSEDLQCETMGLHPTDLPTSPINRMSPSLFTKRKYESATPDAFPAKKVKVEVVNGIASISQQSNDLIKGGTNEIHIRIGVPSKVIVDDDEKENTLEPTLNTMPTTILSAPKSPAPLSSGNASVTEEKVIVEPKVIVEHQPLPSIYELQQNTTLDSQDNDQYDSGLSDDSSEGDSEEECLSPPPLYDAVLRMDSSGCSVKTTTLPPAKTLYQDRFWSQNMFSSSNSNSQPPSLPVQSTVPSPVPQGPYHFLEQQSTQRIECAENGKSYMQLGTLSHSHHLPITPVMQPKPNMVYRRPIQPFRNPMAPPPRPACDHSNCWQRKNSYCYRTQRTRILNLSMHKMHMARQTHEGSLRRSVLICNMLRYIEDESDKEVFVESQEHQYQQVDGRPGMEIDQHYWAPSGGAPIDSSHMTHNGVQHKTTHQTMTPSQYNSAVSGMSSGPTTTPEQSPPVVSNAIPHHSSTHPYMDTYESTLKDFNSAFRLTPFSSPSHSNSSSDINASSEGSPHFPDEEKGINWGSVLSLSNQSELDPLNNNSFASDSWTQSTNNVMSVVSSTSLSTRTSSSETKMASRCGSEAASESSSIGTNGDSHSFEEDMSWKLNSDEVLRVFPNDQNMFTPIPGH comes from the exons ATGAGTGAGGATTTGCAG TGTGAAACGATGGGCCTACATCCGACCGATTTGCCGACCTCCCCGATCAACAGAATGTCTCCGTCGCTTTTTACCAAGAGAAAATACGAATCTGCAACCCCAGACGCATTTCCTGCCAAGAAGGTTAAAGTCGAAGTGGTCAATGGGATTGCTTCTATAAGCCAACAGAGTAACGATCTCATTAAGGGAGGAACCAATGAAATCCACATCCGGATTGGGGTTCCAAGCAAAGTTATcgtcgatgatgatgaaaaagaaaacactttGGAACCAACTCTCAACACCATGCCTACAACCATCTTATCTGCACCAAAAAGCCCTGCTCCGCTCTCTTCAGGAAACGCTTCAGTAACTGAAGAAAAGGTCATAGTGGAGCCGAAAGTCATAGTGGAGCACCAACCCCTTCCAAGCATTTATGAACTTCAGCAAAATACTACCTTGGACTCGCAAGACAATGACCAGTACGACTCTGGTCTGTCCGATGACAGCAGCGAAGGCGATTCCGAAGAAGAATGCTTATCCCCTCCCCCGCTCTACGATGCCGTCTTACGAATGGACAGCAGCGGTTGTTCGGTAAAAACTACCACCTTACCCCCGGCCAAAACATTGTACCAAGATCGTTTTTGGTCTCAAAACATGTTCAGTTCTTCAAACTCAAACAGTCAGCCTCCTTCGTTGCCTGTTCAAAGTACAGTTCCATCCCCAGTTCCTCAAGGTCCCTATCACTTTCTAGAACAACAAAGCACACAACGAATTGAGTGCGCCGAGAATGGAAAGTCCTACATGCAACTGGGTACATTGAGCCATTCCCATCACCTTCCCATCACCCCGGTTATGCAACCCAAACCTAACATGGTGTACCGGAGGCCAATTCAACCTTTCCGAAACCCCATGGCCCCACCCCCTCGACCCGCTTGTGATCACAGCAATTGTTGGCAACGAAAAAACAGCTATTGTTACCGGACCCAAAGGACCCGCATACTGAATCTTTCCATGCACAAGATGCACATGGCCAGACAAACTCACGAAGGTAGTCTAAGGCGTTCTGTTCTCATCTGCAACATGCTCCGTTACATCGAAGATGAATCCGATAAAGAGGTGTTTGTGGAGAGCCAAGAGCATCAATACCAACAAGTGGATGGACGCCCTGGCATGGAAATTGATCAACATTATTGGGCCCCGTCTGGCGGAGCTCCAATTGATTCAAGTCATATGACTCATAACGGAGTTCAGCACAAAACCACCCATCAAACAATGACACCGTCTCAATATAACTCTGCGGTTAGTGGAATGTCCTCTGGTCCCACCACGACCCCTGAGCAAAGTCCACCAGTTGTTAGCAATGCAATCCCTCACCATTCCTCTACCCATCCTTACATGGACACTTACGAGAGCACCTTAAAAGACTTTAATTCTGCCTTTCGTCTCACCCCTTTCTCGAGTCCTAGCCATTCCAACTCTTCATCGGATATCAATGCCTCTTCGGAAGGATCCCCTCACTTCCCGGACGAAGAAAAAGGCATCAATTGGGGATCAGTGCTTAGCCTTTCGAATCAGTCTGAATTAGATCCTTTGAACAATAATTCGTTTGCGAGCGATTCATGGACCCAATCCACCAACAATGTTATGTCAGTTGTCTCTTCCACCTCCCTCTCCACGAGAACGTCGAGCTCAGAGACCAAGATGGCCTCGCGATGTGGATCCGAGGCTGCTTCAGAGTCATCGTCAATTGGGACAAATGGAGACAGTCATAGCTTTGAGGAAGACATGAGTTGGAAACTCAATTCCGACGAAGTGTTGCGGGTATTTCCCAACGATCAAAACATGTTCACACCCATCCCCGGACACTGA
- the LOC131890518 gene encoding lysophosphatidylserine lipase ABHD12-like yields MSGKRRLLGLILLVIASYFGLPLWALITLAVLILIVVFLVIPSIFHWSFTVQRHMIFLPWVKWPKLVDFDHPEEQGLEGTINFYLESEEGIKVGVWHVLPMSMLHQSANQNLEWYQKSLGQGQPVVIYMHGNTGSRARDHRISMYQVLRKLGYHIICFDYRGYADSSPVMPTKRGVIQDGKTVIRYVRNHCGSVPIIIWGHSLGSSVSTHIVSDLSVEGNPPQALILESPFNNIKDEIRAHPMTWIWRKMPMFDWFFTGTLDHSDVGFQSDQCIQHIHVPLLILHAKDDLVIPFHLGKKLYQRAQETRLSHSKPVKMISFEESDGFAHIFIHTSPEVPKLVSEFIKDSLHL; encoded by the exons ATGTCGGGGAAAAGACGTCTTTTGGGCCTGATCCTCTTAGTGATCGCCTCTTATTTCGGATT ACCATTGTGGGCTCTCATCACACTCGCAGTATTGATACTGATCGTTGTGTTCTTGGTGATTCCGTCCATATTTCATTGGAGCTTCACTGTTCAACGTCATATGATCTTTTTACCTTGGGTGAAGTGGCCCAAATTAGTCGATTTCGATCATCCGGAGGAGCAAGGTTTGGAAGGGACCATCAATTTTTATCTggaaagtgaagaggggatCAAAGTTGGAGTGTGGCATGTATTACCCATGTCGATGTTGCATCAATCAGCAAATCAGAATTT AGAGTGGTACCAAAAGTCATTGGGTCAAGGTCAGCCAGTGGTGATCTACATGCATGGAAACACAGGTTCCAGGGCTCGGGATCATCGGATATCTATGTATCAAGTCCTTCGAAAGTTGGGATAccacatcatttgttttgattatCGAG GATATGCGGATTCAAGTCCGGTCATGCCTACCAAACGGGGAGTGATCCAAGACGGCAAAACCGTCATCCGTTATGTCCGAAATCATTGCGGCTCCGTACCCATCATTATTTGGGGTCATTCCTTGGGATCTTCTGTTTCCACACACATAGTGTCTGATTTGTCCGTGGAGGGCAACCCGCCTCAAGCTCTGATCTTGGAGTCACCTTTCAACAATATTAAAGACGAG ATCCGCGCCCATCCGATGACTTGGATTTGGCGAAAGATGCCCATGTTTGACTGGTTCTTCACCGGAACATTGGACCATAGTGACGTTGGCTTCCAGTCAGATCAATGCATTCAGCACATTCATGTTCCTCTATTAATCCTGCATGCTAAG GACGATCTTGTAATACCGTTCCACCTGGGCAAAAAGCTGTATCAAAGAGCTCAGGAAACGCGATTGAGTCACAGTAAACCGGTAAAGATGATCTCATTCGAAGAGAGCGATGGATTTGCTCACATCTTTATTCATACTTCTCCGGAAGTTCCGAAACTTGTAAG CGAGTTTATTAAGGATTCATTGCATCTTTAA
- the LOC131890509 gene encoding aminopeptidase NAALADL1-like, whose protein sequence is MGQSGLKMDRLHKILIGACALTTVCSFILGIGVFTLLNQNTLSIFKALTWNSLQEETDITLSILNEIDPKTLEENLQWISQSPHEAGSNRDENIAMWIRQLFRKYQFDDVQVSTYKALLSYPSAVEQSRVELLDGSGEIQFSTNPGGGFESGRAMSNMGGPSAHFHAYSPSGAIESTLIYANYGRDVDFLKLQELSIPIVDRLVIVREGQISSAEKAFNAEAYGAVGLIVYPDPETAAKDGESPLMVYPNNWWLPSDARRSDSVLTNPGDPLTPGWPAKPNVHRLKQELVESWPNIPSLPISYNAAREILSVLGGRDVPYGWHGRLQGVQYKLGGEFKLSSNVKRVLLTVKNQLTPIDVSNVIGIIQGSVEPDRYVILGGRRDSWGNGAVNPSTGTAAMMALAQSITKVMKDEGWRPRRSLVFASWGGGQHGEIGSTEWVEEHFPKLKDRTVAYINAEGCSFGPSLDTTATKDLEEVILEALKLIPNPQVEQNYMGDEVNSNTKGEGSYYDYWMNSPGDGFPTNNLGFSGPRAIQRTMGRGDFTSFQSLMGSPVMDIQLVPEKHNLSSFPLASTEYDTFAIYKSAVDPKLQNIQTCAKIMGYSVRALSDRPILPNDATSYFDIMKEGLLELQTLGMFDNSLEQLQNISLGPLETAITNFGPQAQNFSERVKEVDENNPLAVRMINDQIMGLARIFVLKSDFPGITGYNALVGSVKDQPRSVIFPKLRFLVSKLAEQNLEEKNRRHEKLRLHVTELFIMIEQATSYLKAYHII, encoded by the exons ATGGGTCAGTCAGGTTTGAAGATGGATCGGTTGCACAAGATTCTAATTGGGGCTTGTGCCCTAACAACAGTTTGCAGCTTCATCCTAGGCATTGGTGTATTTACGCTTTTGAACCAGAATACGCTGAGCATTTTTAAGGCATTAACTTGGAATTCTCTTCAAGAGGAGACAGACATCACACTctcaatattgaatgaaattgaccCCAAAACTCTCGAGGAGAACCTTCAATGGATCAGTCAATCTCCGCATGAAGCGGGATCGAATCGAGATGAGAACATTGCCATGTGGATTCGGCAACTCTTCCGAAAATACCAATTCGACGATGTGCAAGTGTCAACTTATAAAGCTTTGCTGTCTTACCCGAGTGCAGTTGAGCAAAGTCGCGTGGAATTATTGGATGGATCAGGGGAAATTCAGTTTTCAACTAACCCTGGGGGAGGTTTTGAATCAGGTAGAGCCATGTCTAACATGGGCGGTCCTTCCGCCCACTTTCATGCTTACTCACCTTCAGGTGCCATTGAGAGCACGTTGATCTATGCCAATTATGGAAGGGATGTGGACTTTCTAAAATTACAAGAGCTCAGTATTCCCATCGTTGACCGTCTGGTCATTGTTCGTGAAGGTCAGATAAGTTCAGCAGAAAAGGCTTTCAATGCGGAAGCGTACGGAGCAGTGGGATTGATCGTGTATCCCGATCCTGAAACCGCTGCCAAGGATGGAGAAAGCCCTTTGATGGTCTATCCAAACAATTGGTGGCTACCATCGGATGCGAGACGATCTGATAGCGTTTTGACCAACCCTGGAGATCCTCTAACTCCGGGATGGCCGGCAAAGCCCAATGTGCATAGACTAAAACAAGAATTAGTAGAATCATGGCCCAATATTCCCTCTCTACCCATAAGCTATAATGCCGCTCGTGAAATATTGTCTGTTCTTGGTGGCCGAGATGTTCCATACGGTTGGCATGGCCGGCTTCAAGGCGTTCAATACAAATTAGGAGGAGAATTCAAACTCAGTAGCAATGTGAAACGTGTTCTTTTAACTGTCAAAAACCAACTTACGCCAATAGACGTCTCCAATGTGATAGGAATCATCCAAGGGTCTGTGGAACCCGATCGGTACGTAATATTAGGGGGTCGACGAGATTCCTGGGGCAACGGTGCAGTCAACCCTTCAACAGGAACTGCAGCCATGATGGCATTAGCACAATCGATCACCAAAGTTATGAAAGACGAAGGCTGGAGACCACGGCGTTCTTTGGTGTTTGCTTCCTGGGGAGGAGGTCAGCACGGGGAAATTGGATCAACGGAATGGGTTGAAGAGCACTTCCCCAAATTGAAAGATCGAACTGTGGCCTATATCAACGCTGAAGGTTGCTCTTTCGGACCAAGTTTGGACACGACAGCAACCAAAGATTTGGAGGAGGTCATTCTAGAGGCCCTTAAACTGATACCCAATCCACAAGTTGAACAGAACTACATGGGTGATGAAGTCAATTCCAATACTAAGGGAGAAGGATCTTATTACGACTATTGGATGAATTCCCCCGGAGACGGGTTCCCGACCAATAACTTG GGCTTTAGCGGACCAAGAGCGATTCAACGAACGATGGGAAGGGGAGATTTCACAAGCTTTCAATCTCTTATGGGTTCCCCTGTTATGGATATTCAATTGGTGCCTGAAAAACATAATCTTAGCAGTTTTCCCCTGGCTTCTACGGAGTACGATACGTTTGCAATCTACAAATCTGCTGTCGacccaaaacttcaaaacattcaaactTGCGCCAAGATCATGGGTTATAGTGTGAGAGCACTTTCAGACAGGCCAATTTTACCCAATGATGCCACTTCTTACTTCGACATCATGAAAGAAGGACTGTTAGAGCTTCAGACACTCGGGATGTTTGATAATTCTTTGGAGCAATTGCAGAATATCAGTTTAGGTCCATTAGAAACAGCCATCACTAATTTTGGACCTCAGGCCCAGAACTTCAGTGAAAGGGTGAAGGAGGTAGACGAAAACAATCCCTTGGCCGTCCGAATGATCAATGACCAAATCATGGGTTTGGCGAGAATATTTGTCTTGAAAAGCGATTTCCCCGGCATTACTGGCTACAACGCTTTGGTGGGATCTGTAAAGGATCAACCGAGAAGtgtcatttttccaaaactcCGGTTCTTGGTCTCCAAGTTGGCAGAGcaaaatttggaagaaaaaaatagaagaCATGAGAAACTCCGACTTCATGTGACTGAACTTTTCATAATGATTGAACAAGCCACCTCATACCTAAAAGCTTATCATATCATCTGA